A single window of Streptomyces griseoviridis DNA harbors:
- the dnaB gene encoding replicative DNA helicase, whose protein sequence is MSISEPLDDPWADSGPSDRLPASRRRGEGGGRSRDDQHDRGRESGEWESGGTAFERVPPQDLDAEQSVLGGMLLSKDAIADVVEVLKGHDFYKPAHETIFQAILDIYAKGEPADPITIAAELTKRGEINKVGGASYLHTLVQTVPTAANAEYYAEIVHERAVLRRLVEAGTRITQMGYAGDDDVDEIVNRAQAEIYAVTEQRTSEDYLPLGDIMEGALDEIEAIGSRSGEMTGVPTGFTDLDSLTNGLHPGQMIVIAARPAMGKSTLALDFARAASIKNNLPSVIFSLEMGRNEIAMRLLSAEARVALHHMRSGTMTDEDWTRLARRMPEVSSAPLYIDDSPNLSMMEIRAKCRRLKQRNDIKLVIIDYLQLMQAGGSKRQESRQQEVSDMSRNLKLLAKELEVPVIALSQLNRGPEQRTDKKPMVSDLRESGSIEQDADMVILLHREDAYEKESPRAGEADIIVGKHRNGPTATITVAFQGHYSRFVDMAQT, encoded by the coding sequence GTGAGCATTTCCGAGCCCTTGGACGACCCGTGGGCCGACAGCGGTCCGAGTGATCGTCTGCCTGCTTCCCGCCGTCGCGGCGAGGGCGGCGGCCGCAGCCGTGACGACCAGCACGACCGCGGCCGGGAGAGCGGCGAGTGGGAGAGCGGCGGCACCGCGTTCGAGCGGGTGCCTCCCCAGGATCTCGACGCCGAGCAGTCTGTCCTCGGTGGCATGCTCCTGTCGAAGGACGCCATCGCCGACGTCGTCGAGGTCCTCAAGGGCCACGACTTCTACAAACCGGCGCACGAGACGATCTTCCAGGCGATCCTCGACATCTACGCCAAGGGCGAGCCGGCCGACCCCATCACGATCGCCGCCGAACTCACCAAGCGCGGCGAGATCAACAAGGTCGGCGGGGCGTCGTATCTGCACACCCTCGTCCAGACGGTGCCGACGGCGGCCAACGCCGAGTACTACGCCGAGATCGTCCACGAACGCGCGGTCCTGCGCCGCCTGGTCGAGGCCGGCACCCGCATCACCCAGATGGGATACGCCGGCGACGACGACGTCGACGAGATCGTCAACCGCGCCCAGGCCGAGATCTACGCGGTCACCGAGCAGCGCACCAGCGAGGACTACCTCCCGCTCGGCGACATCATGGAGGGCGCGCTCGACGAGATCGAGGCGATCGGCTCACGCAGCGGCGAGATGACGGGCGTGCCGACCGGCTTCACCGACCTCGACTCCCTCACCAACGGCCTGCACCCGGGCCAGATGATCGTCATCGCGGCCCGCCCCGCCATGGGTAAGTCCACCCTCGCGCTGGACTTCGCCCGCGCCGCGTCGATCAAGAACAACCTGCCCAGCGTCATCTTCTCCCTGGAGATGGGCCGCAACGAGATCGCGATGCGTCTGCTGTCCGCCGAGGCGCGGGTCGCGCTGCACCACATGCGCTCCGGCACCATGACGGACGAGGACTGGACGCGGCTGGCGCGCAGGATGCCCGAGGTGTCCTCCGCGCCGCTCTACATCGACGACTCCCCGAACCTGTCGATGATGGAGATCCGCGCCAAGTGCCGCCGGCTGAAGCAGCGCAACGACATCAAGCTCGTGATCATCGACTACCTCCAGCTGATGCAGGCCGGTGGTTCCAAGCGGCAGGAGAGCCGTCAGCAGGAGGTCTCGGACATGTCCCGAAACCTCAAGCTGCTGGCCAAGGAGCTCGAGGTCCCGGTGATCGCGCTCTCGCAGCTGAACCGAGGCCCCGAGCAGCGCACCGACAAGAAGCCGATGGTCTCCGACCTGCGTGAGTCCGGCTCCATCGAGCAGGACGCGGACATGGTGATCCTGCTGCACCGTGAGGACGCCTACGAGAAGGAGTCCCCGCGCGCGGGCGAGGCGGACATCATCGTCGGCAAGCACCGTAACGGCCCGACGGCGACGATCACGGTGGCGTTCCAGGGCCACTACTCACGCTTCGTGGACATGGCACAGACCTGA